GAAAGTCAACAGgaaatgctgaaaatgaaagaaagtgaGATTAAACGTCTGGAGTCTGATTTAAAATCCAATCTTCAGAAGATAAGGGAACATGAAAGAGAGATTCTAAAGCTTAAAGCAATGGAATTGGAGTATAGACAACTAAAAGGGAAACTGGATGAAGTCAACAGGAAAGTGACGGAACTGAAGAATGACTTGAAAGAGAGGGATCAAAATATGAAGAAACTTGAAAGTGATTATGAGCATCAGATCAGTGACCTGGAGCAAGATTTTTCAAGAGAGAGGGATGATATGGAGCAGCACATGGAAGCCATGAAGAAGCAATTCCTAGAGGCCCAGAGGCAGTCTGGCATTCCGGAAAATATCGCACAACTCATGGCGGAAAAGGATGAAATCATCGCACAACTGGAAGAGAAACTGATTGAAAATGACAAAAAGTTTGGAGAATTAACGGATGACTTCCAAGCAGAGATTGCTGATAATGAAGAATTTCAATCCAGGCTTGGTCAACTCCAGAGGGACAAAGAGTTGGTGGAAAAGAAAGTGCAGGAGTTGGAAAGATATCAAAGAAAAGCTAACCTGGAGAAGGAGAGACTGGAGAGGGACAGTAAAACTCTGAAGAAAAGTCTGGATAATCTCAGAAGTGAAAATTCACAACTTAATGCCCAGATAGCTTCAGACAGACAATCAATGTCCTCCTTGGAGAAAGAGAAGAGTAGTATAGAGTCAAAATTACAAAGAGGGTCAGAATCTCGTGAAATTGAGGACGAAACTGCCCAAAAACTTATTGGATATATTATGGAAGTGGATTCTGAAATGAAAGAAGTTGTGGAAGTTGTGCTCAAGTCGAAAAAAGGACTTGAAGGATATATTTCAGGGAAGAGGGGTGAATCTCATATATCACTTCAGGATTTAGCCAAACTTGTAGCTGATATTGAAAAAAGGTGTGAGGGTGTAAATGACATTTTGAAAGAGTCGTTATCACTTGCAGTAGATGGGAGTTTGAAAGTTAGTGACACCACAGATATCCAACAAAAATATGAGCACGTTCTATCTGAAGTGACAAAGTTAACAAATGAACTTGAAGATGCATATGTTCAATGTGAAGAAactgaaatgaaagaaaaggaAATGGAAGGAAAACTTAATATCATGACAACACAGTATCAGCAGCAGATTGATACTCTGAATGCTAGAATTGACCAGCTTTCAAACAAGTCAGGAGTTCCCATTAAAGTATCAACAAAAAAGAAGGATGGTAGAGCTAAAACTCCAATGGAACTTTctgatgaaattgaaaaacaGCTGAATGAATTGGAAGATAGGATCAATTATGTGGACAGTGTTCTCAAAAATCAAGACAATGTAGATTCTTTTTCAGTTAATGATAACCTGGCGAGTTCATCCGAGGAAGAAGATTCCGATGGTTTCCTAAGTTCAGATGAGAAAGATTCTGAGGATGAGGTGGATGCAGGAGAAACTAGTGGATCAACTGTTGCAGACAACCAAGTTATCTTGAGCAAACTGAAGGAAATGAAAACACAGCTAGAGACCACAAACCACAGGATCAAGGACATCACTGGAGATCTGACAGACCAGACCCTGAGTTCCGTGAATGACTCGAATGGAGACATGGATGAGGATCTGAGGAAGACCCTACAGAAGTGTGGAGAAAAGATTGACAGTCTCACACTACGTCTGACTGATAAAGTCAGGATGGTCAACTCGGGAACAGGGATATTCGATGCTTCTTCTGATAACACACTGGCATTTAAACAGTGTCTGAAACATCTGAAAGAGAAGCTACAAGACATCAATAGCAATATTGCTGCTCGTGAGTCTTTAGATGCCAAAGGTTTGAAAACTGTTCACACTAAACTTTTGCAGCTGTCTCAGTACATTGCAGAGTTACAGAAGTTTGAGAGAaatgactttgatattttaagTAAAATGTCTCGCCACGAAGCACGTGCTGCTGCAATGATGGGAGAAAGGGAAAGAGCATCTAAAAGAGGCAAAATGTCTTTGGAGGacaaaatgaatgtttatgCAGATAGGCTTTCAGTGGAGGCTATCATTCTAGGTCAAATGGCTTACATGATGCAGAGACACCAGATGGGTTGCTTGAGCAGAGATGTCTTGATGAAGGAAATTCAGGGGATAAACAGTGTTATTCTAGAAATGGAAAGACGAATTGACAACTCGACTCGAGAACTTAGCAACTCAGATCAGGAACGGGATCCAGATTTGGTGTCTACTTATGCTGAAATGCTGGCTGAGAAGATAGTTTTAGAAGGACAGCTAGCTTCTTGTGTTATGGCAGAGGATCATCAAAACACTGATGATATAGCTATTTTGTCTTCCCTGAACATCACCGACAATCCATCCATCTTAGCAATGGAGGTGTTCCTTAGGTCCCAAGTAGATTCAAATGTTCATCAACAATTAAGTAAATCTGTTAGAGAGATGGAGGAACTATCTGGACACATTATCAGTAGGACTCTAATACAAGGGGAAATTAGTCATGCCCTTCAGAAGCTCAAAATGAGATTCAACTCTCATGTGGATTCTGAGGAATTGAAAGATCTTCTCCAGAGGGAGAGAAAATTCCTTTGTGAGCAACTCCAAGATAGGTCCCAGAGTCTATATAAATCTGTAGCAGATTACCAAACCTTAGTTCTTTCATGTATAAATTGCCATATCAACCTTACATCTGGTCACATCAGGGATTCACTTAGTTCCACATTGGTAGAAAAATTCCATAAACACATATCAAGTATGCAAGAGGAGTTAAGTGAAGTAGATGGTATTGAGCAAGAGAGAATCAAACAGGTGATATTAGCATTAGAAGAAGACTGTAAATTGGCAAAGAGTGAATTAGAAACATGTGATGGCAGTGTGACTAGTGAGTGGGCAGAGTTAAATCTTGTTCCTCCTGAAACTGTGTTAGTGGAGTGGACTGACATTCTGATACTGCGTTCTGTCGTGAGGGGAACTATCACCTATGTAAATGCTTTATATAGTTCAGGACATTTGGCCGTCAGTGACGTGTTTGGCAGAATTCATGAATCTGATATGAATGAACTCTCCATGCATCTGGGAAGTATGTTAGAGAGAGAGGCTGCTTCCAAACAAACTTTAGCAGCAGAACTGAAGACCCATGCAGTTGGCAGTTCTTCAAAGATGGAGAGAGTATTGGAGCTAGTggacatcattcctgacttctGTGTATTTGATCCAGAAAATCTAAATGAGTATGCAAAGAACCTGGTACGTGAAGCTATGTACCAATCCCAAGTAACCTATACCAACTACAAGACCAGACTTCAGCACGAGAAAGAAATGAGAGACATGAAAATCAAACTGGAGGCAGGACAGAAAGTGGACTTGCCATCTGAAACCAGCAGAGAGACTGAGAATGACATCAGGCAATCATTGTCTGTGTTTGAAGAAATCTTGGAGACAAAGTTTGAGGATGAATGTGAGGTACTGAGCATTCTGGACAAGCAGATGAAACAATTTCAACATGTAGCAGCCAGTCTCCTGTCAGGTGCAGAAGCCAAACAGTTTGAACAAGAACTGAATTCCTTTGCTGCTAGTCTGGAGCATGAGCTCTCTGTCGCACAAGAGCGTCATGATATCCACTTAGACGTTCTTCGCCAGGAGATAAGCACCATTTGTCTCAGGCTGGAGAAAATCACCGAAGAGCATGATCAAGAGAAGATAACTTTGTCGACAGAATATGACGAAAAGATCCAAACACTTCAGGATGAGTTAGACTGTATCAAGATTGACCATGAGGAGGAGTTGGAACAGGTTCGACAGGACATCCTCACAGCAGTCAGTGCCATTAAAGCTAATGAGGAACAATCTGAGGAACAACTAGCAGACCAGGTCAAGGTCCTCAACAGGCAACTCACCTCACAGAAAGAAAATTTTGTGGTAAGACATGCTCCTTTTCACCCTCCATAGCAATCATTGCAATAATGATTACACAGTCTGTGAATTGACATGAAATGAATTCCACTTTATGTCTATTTCATAAGGCAGTGAATTTAGACAGGTTTTTAATTTCTGGAACACTAATTTAGGGTTTTAACTGATAGATCATTGGAATTCAGCTGACTCTATAATTTACAGGCTGCCCTAGAACAACTGCAGACATCTCTGACAGTGACTGGTGCAAATGATGCCCTGGCTCAGAAATTGGAAGAACAGATAGAGCATCTCCAGTCATCTGGAACCCTCCATCCTGACCAGCTCCACATCTGCCCCGTGTCCCCTATACCTACCTCACCCCCACCCATTAAGGAGTTTGATGAACCAAATCATGATGACAGCAATACTGAGGAGGTTTGTGCATGAACTCTATGGcattaaatacattttacaaGATTTCAAGCAGCGACTGCTTTTGTAATAGAAAGACCATAATCCCTCTGACAATTCTTTTCACAATCTCTGTGTTACAGTGCAGTGAGAACAAGTGCATTGCCAATGCCTTGGACAAGTCTTCTCATGATTATGAACTGGAGCTGCTGAAGAAAGAGAAAGAGGAAGCTCTGGCAGAGGAAGTGAGAACTACTAAAGCTGGTAAGTGAAAACGAAGGACCATACCGAAACAATGATTGaaaagaatgatttttttttcaattttggcaTGAGGATGTCTATCAAATTTattgtattattatttatttatttttactttaattCAGAAGAAGGAAGTCTCTTTCATGAAATAAGAATTCTTGttttaaattacatatatttgtcaCAATATGATATACAAACATGATTTTACATTCTTGTAAGTAGACACTGAATGATGAATTGAGCAGTGTGAcatgagaagaatttttttctatCAGAATGATATGATATTTCAGCATTGGATGCCATGAGAAAAGCCTACGAAGAAGATCTGGAAGAAGAGAAAGAAAAGTACAGGGTGGCTTTGAAGACAATGTTCACTGACGACTTTGTGGAAGAAATCCGAAATCGTCATGAGTAAGAAAAATACTCTTGAATGATTTCAAGTATATATAAGTCTTATCTTATTTCTCTAGGCTTAAAATCAAAGATAATACTTTGTGTTTGTATGTGCAGTTATATGTGGTATActgtgtaaaatatttacagGATCTTGAATATTGTAACATATCATTTTCAGGCTtttgttataaatatatattaatttctaaTGCAGAAATGAAGTGACAAAGCTACAGGAGGAGTTGTCACAGGTGACGATGCACTACGATAGTCGCAGTGAAGATTACAAACTCTTGGAGGACAAACTGGAGTCAACTAAAAGAGAGTATGACAGCCACATCAACCAACTAATCAAGAGGTAAATAAGGATATTGATGACCTGATTAGGTTATTGATGACTAAATAAGGAGATTGATGACTAAATAAGGAGATTGATGACTTGACAGAGTACCTG
This genomic window from Ostrea edulis chromosome 4, xbOstEdul1.1, whole genome shotgun sequence contains:
- the LOC125668582 gene encoding repetitive organellar protein-like isoform X1, whose translation is MASKCRKFEPNIFNKLKCQACFGAKDAHSAEALHNNKVSRKVSKCGFLFVAPDFDFSNPLEKTKRWQRRFMRLYDDGELTYCVDEDPETIPQGIIDMNKCSAVNNGEKVTSHTFSLEIVTPSKKYYIKGQSKEEYQWWHDVLQVFPGRLTKSKNRRFTMPIFSNKENVQPAPSRLPSASSITEPETLINGRFNVEKVKPKEQQFSTYRGVRNMKHKTDKHYQEGLRKSSSLHDLSSAEMDKEVTRDLAETRYLSRSGDRLDSVSGSSETYKSNVARVLSDSNYINNPYFTIPRRTWQTLAANYHPASTPVTPASVSTAASSNSSPPQPTQVTGIPALRRGSLDDKTIPVSNKPKNASERARLHRERSTSLKDFSTQLSLAKQEGSSRTSLTGLDRMSSRSDSQSVGRQGGHPEYESRNNETDEHKMAKSSELQAANRTQSSPVISGTPSQSSRYEDLMYMKKGWLIKQGSSEKDWKKHWFVLTGNSLRYYKDAKAEETSTLDGRIDLSGCYDITEVNVGRNYGFRIKGIGPSTSNGEYILSAMTSGIRNNWMKAIRLVMDLQQSGGSKNNSVDSEHSSGEDLEINLSNSGRLSLSSDSRSSTESPKPAKKEPTIKNIRRHYSDVSPGNVGKMLSVKEALPNLNLENITLPSSMTGGSLSSSRESSVDKEDGRIKPIIITETPSPELDPLSQSTNNIPFRSSDHVSAESAVLTSENMSLGVSSESRKEEAEKQRRAKSPSAKVKDRSRVRSPRLHSPQDTDEELPPESASDRVDGLNSSMGSLHESRTGSTEEAPGGALVEILETEVDSLKDRLDEKHKELVKMHESNQDLKSRLQTVVREKDISQPPHDQQQSLNHNIAEQQGEGSQNTEVTTMRRQVKEARDTVQKQKAEIDNLRTKLNMSVSKLTGTEKALSEALKDLKLEKDKFMKMSTDWNKRIRNLELQLKDSNVKMESQQEMLKMKESEIKRLESDLKSNLQKIREHEREILKLKAMELEYRQLKGKLDEVNRKVTELKNDLKERDQNMKKLESDYEHQISDLEQDFSRERDDMEQHMEAMKKQFLEAQRQSGIPENIAQLMAEKDEIIAQLEEKLIENDKKFGELTDDFQAEIADNEEFQSRLGQLQRDKELVEKKVQELERYQRKANLEKERLERDSKTLKKSLDNLRSENSQLNAQIASDRQSMSSLEKEKSSIESKLQRGSESREIEDETAQKLIGYIMEVDSEMKEVVEVVLKSKKGLEGYISGKRGESHISLQDLAKLVADIEKRCEGVNDILKESLSLAVDGSLKVSDTTDIQQKYEHVLSEVTKLTNELEDAYVQCEETEMKEKEMEGKLNIMTTQYQQQIDTLNARIDQLSNKSGVPIKVSTKKKDGRAKTPMELSDEIEKQLNELEDRINYVDSVLKNQDNVDSFSVNDNLASSSEEEDSDGFLSSDEKDSEDEVDAGETSGSTVADNQVILSKLKEMKTQLETTNHRIKDITGDLTDQTLSSVNDSNGDMDEDLRKTLQKCGEKIDSLTLRLTDKVRMVNSGTGIFDASSDNTLAFKQCLKHLKEKLQDINSNIAARESLDAKGLKTVHTKLLQLSQYIAELQKFERNDFDILSKMSRHEARAAAMMGERERASKRGKMSLEDKMNVYADRLSVEAIILGQMAYMMQRHQMGCLSRDVLMKEIQGINSVILEMERRIDNSTRELSNSDQERDPDLVSTYAEMLAEKIVLEGQLASCVMAEDHQNTDDIAILSSLNITDNPSILAMEVFLRSQVDSNVHQQLSKSVREMEELSGHIISRTLIQGEISHALQKLKMRFNSHVDSEELKDLLQRERKFLCEQLQDRSQSLYKSVADYQTLVLSCINCHINLTSGHIRDSLSSTLVEKFHKHISSMQEELSEVDGIEQERIKQVILALEEDCKLAKSELETCDGSVTSEWAELNLVPPETVLVEWTDILILRSVVRGTITYVNALYSSGHLAVSDVFGRIHESDMNELSMHLGSMLEREAASKQTLAAELKTHAVGSSSKMERVLELVDIIPDFCVFDPENLNEYAKNLVREAMYQSQVTYTNYKTRLQHEKEMRDMKIKLEAGQKVDLPSETSRETENDIRQSLSVFEEILETKFEDECEVLSILDKQMKQFQHVAASLLSGAEAKQFEQELNSFAASLEHELSVAQERHDIHLDVLRQEISTICLRLEKITEEHDQEKITLSTEYDEKIQTLQDELDCIKIDHEEELEQVRQDILTAVSAIKANEEQSEEQLADQVKVLNRQLTSQKENFVAALEQLQTSLTVTGANDALAQKLEEQIEHLQSSGTLHPDQLHICPVSPIPTSPPPIKEFDEPNHDDSNTEECSENKCIANALDKSSHDYELELLKKEKEEALAEEVRTTKAALDAMRKAYEEDLEEEKEKYRVALKTMFTDDFVEEIRNRHENEVTKLQEELSQVTMHYDSRSEDYKLLEDKLESTKREYDSHINQLIKSNEQLNSLVNEEINKLKDFIQNRTMASVPGNATIEEELYDAQIMVRVKDAELQKLRSQVKNLENNLERTTEEQRQSMTQYLQMYKKYTELQNKIKQDISAKEKEDSKDKNRQLRRTPSFHHRARSPSPTQQNPTKKDEHQSRDSHKRRCHLDVKDLKRSKSSPSLPFVFDGRLPFGQGKHRDSLGSSKYSKAKSKASNV
- the LOC125668582 gene encoding uncharacterized protein LOC125668582 isoform X6: MASKCRKFEPNIFNKLKCQACFGAKDAHSAEALHNNKVSRKVSKCGFLFVAPDFDFSNPLEKTKRWQRRFMRLYDDGELTYCVDEDPETIPQGIIDMNKCSAVNNGEKVTSHTFSLEIVTPSKKYYIKGQSKEEYQWWHDVLQVFPGRLTKSKNRRFTMPIFSNKENVQPAPSRLPSASSITEPETLINGRFNVEKVKPKEQQFSTYRGVRNMKHKTDKHYQEGLRKSSSLHDLSSAEMDKEVTRDLAETRYLSRSGDRLDSMAKSSELQAANRTQSSPVISGTPSQSSRYEDLMYMKKGWLIKQGSSEKDWKKHWFVLTGNSLRYYKDAKAEETSTLDGRIDLSGCYDITEVNVGRNYGFRIKTSNGEYILSAMTSGIRNNWMKAIRLVMDLQQSGGSKNNSVDSEHSSGEDLEINLSNSGRLSLSSDSRSSTESPKPAKKEPTIKNIRRHYSDVSPGNVGKMLSVKEALPNLNLENITLPSSMTGGSLSSSRESSVDKEDGRIKPIIITETPSPELDPLSQSTNNIPFRSSDHVSAESAVLTSENMSLGVSSESRKEEAEKQRRAKSPSAKVKDRSRVRSPRLHSPQDTDEELPPESASDRVDGLNSSMGSLHESRTGSTEEAPGGALVEILETEVDSLKDRLDEKHKELVKMHESNQDLKSRLQTVVREKDISQVTTMRRQVKEARDTVQKQKAEIDNLRTKLNMSVSKLTGTEKALSEALKDLKLEKDKFMKMSTDWNKRIRNLELQLKDSNVKMESQQEMLKMKESEIKRLESDLKSNLQKIREHEREILKLKAMELEYRQLKGKLDEVNRKVTELKNDLKERDQNMKKLESDYEHQISDLEQDFSRERDDMEQHMEAMKKQFLEAQRQSGIPENIAQLMAEKDEIIAQLEEKLIENDKKFGELTDDFQAEIADNEEFQSRLGQLQRDKELVEKKVQELERYQRKANLEKERLERDSKTLKKSLDNLRSENSQLNAQIASDRQSMSSLEKEKSSIESKLQRGSESREIEDETAQKLIGYIMEVDSEMKEVVEVVLKSKKGLEGYISGKRGESHISLQDLAKLVADIEKRCEGVNDILKESLSLAVDGSLKVSDTTDIQQKYEHVLSEVTKLTNELEDAYVQCEETEMKEKEMEGKLNIMTTQYQQQIDTLNARIDQLSNKSGVPIKVSTKKKDGRAKTPMELSDEIEKQLNELEDRINYVDSVLKNQDNVDSFSVNDNLASSSEEEDSDGFLSSDEKDSEDEVDAGETSGSTVADNQVILSKLKEMKTQLETTNHRIKDITGDLTDQTLSSVNDSNGDMDEDLRKTLQKCGEKIDSLTLRLTDKVRMVNSGTGIFDASSDNTLAFKQCLKHLKEKLQDINSNIAARESLDAKGLKTVHTKLLQLSQYIAELQKFERNDFDILSKMSRHEARAAAMMGERERASKRGKMSLEDKMNVYADRLSVEAIILGQMAYMMQRHQMGCLSRDVLMKEIQGINSVILEMERRIDNSTRELSNSDQERDPDLVSTYAEMLAEKIVLEGQLASCVMAEDHQNTDDIAILSSLNITDNPSILAMEVFLRSQVDSNVHQQLSKSVREMEELSGHIISRTLIQGEISHALQKLKMRFNSHVDSEELKDLLQRERKFLCEQLQDRSQSLYKSVADYQTLVLSCINCHINLTSGHIRDSLSSTLVEKFHKHISSMQEELSEVDGIEQERIKQVILALEEDCKLAKSELETCDGSVTSEWAELNLVPPETVLVEWTDILILRSVVRGTITYVNALYSSGHLAVSDVFGRIHESDMNELSMHLGSMLEREAASKQTLAAELKTHAVGSSSKMERVLELVDIIPDFCVFDPENLNEYAKNLVREAMYQSQVTYTNYKTRLQHEKEMRDMKIKLEAGQKVDLPSETSRETENDIRQSLSVFEEILETKFEDECEVLSILDKQMKQFQHVAASLLSGAEAKQFEQELNSFAASLEHELSVAQERHDIHLDVLRQEISTICLRLEKITEEHDQEKITLSTEYDEKIQTLQDELDCIKIDHEEELEQVRQDILTAVSAIKANEEQSEEQLADQVKVLNRQLTSQKENFVAALEQLQTSLTVTGANDALAQKLEEQIEHLQSSGTLHPDQLHICPVSPIPTSPPPIKEFDEPNHDDSNTEECSENKCIANALDKSSHDYELELLKKEKEEALAEEVRTTKAALDAMRKAYEEDLEEEKEKYRVALKTMFTDDFVEEIRNRHENEVTKLQEELSQVTMHYDSRSEDYKLLEDKLESTKREYDSHINQLIKSNEQLNSLVNEEINKLKDFIQNRTMASVPGNATIEEELYDAQIMVRVKDAELQKLRSQVKNLENNLERTTEEQRQSMTQYLQMYKKYTELQNKIKQDISAKEKEDSKDKNRQLRRTPSFHHRARSPSPTQQNPTKKDEHQSRDSHKRRCHLDVKDLKRSKSSPSLPFVFDGRLPFGQGKHRDSLGSSKYSKAKSKASNV